AATTTGTCAGCATGAATAGGCCCACACActatcctttctttctttcttttttgggtcagagCCCCCCGCTATCTTAAAGTTCTCTGAATTGGGTCTAAATGTCTCAGGATTTGCTGATTTGCTTATCCAATCTTGCTCATTAAGTTTCAGATTAGATTAATCATAATTGAGATGTGAGTAAGCaagtgggtgaaaaaaaaaagggatgtaATTATGGAGCAGTAACAGGGGAATTAATAATTCTTTGGATATCTACCTGTAAAAATCTCTCCTTTACTTTACCCCAAGTTTCTAGAGCATCTCAAAGGTGCGTTCCCACTCGCCCAATAATTGGTCAAATATCTTGATCGGCAAGAAACATTTTCCATCTTGGCCGCACGTACAGAACAGGTATCGTGAAAATTCAACACGGTCGCCAAAAAAGTCAATTCTTTTATTCATAATCTGCACAAGACATCAGCGTCGCCGATCACTGGCTGGATTATTCTCGCCAAGAGTAACCTGTGAGGGTCGAGAGGTGGCGGCTTTCTTTGTCTCGTTTGGGAGATGTTTCCTTGAAGTTTCTGTGCAACTTGGGGCGGGTCTCTGTTGTTATCGTCTTTCCCGTTCCGCTGCCATGTGAGAGAGAGGATATAACTCAAGAATCAAACTTTCACATTAGTCAATAGATTACAGTTTGTCCTTTCAGCACCGTATATTCTCTTGCTTTCTCGAGgtactcctctctctctatctctctctctctctctctctctctctctgtttttttctctgtttctcgTTCCTGttcctccattttcttctttttcgggGGGATGATCTGAATCTGCGGGTTTTGTGTAGCGTGTTGGCAGTATTATGTGATGTCTGAATCACTTGGGTTGCTTGAATTTTTCTGCTTTTACCCTTTGGCTCAGTGTTGTTGGCGGCGTTGTTGACTTGGATTCAATTACCTTATTTTTGCTTCCGTGTGGATACTGAGTTTCTCCCTTGTTTAACCAAACATTCAGGGCAAGATTTTGCAAAGCTGACACCCGAAAATTTGGACTGTTGAttgcaaggagagagagagagagagagagagagagagagagagagagagagaaggaaaaaagaagaagaagggggccTTCTATTCACTTTTTGTTgcccttcttttgtttctcaatCTTTTGCAAGCAATTGTCTTCTGGGTTTTTCTGGGTTAGGTTTTTATGGAATCCCTTCTCACAGAATATTGTAGTTCCTTGAGTGGGTTGAAGTTTGACCATGGATCGATTTCGATCCACCCGAATCGTATCATTAATGGGTTCAATCATGATGCCGAACCCAATACCCCTATTTCCAATGCATCGCTGGTTTCCGGTAGCTTGGAGGTGGAATCTCCAGAAGATAGTGATACCTCGAATTCGCTTCTCAAGTTCATAAGTGAGATCCTCATGGAGGAGGACTTGGAGGAGAAAAACTGCATGTTGCAGGATTGCTTGGCCGCCCTCCAGGCCGAAGAAAAAAATTGGCGTGATGTCCTCTACCAGAAGGATACCCCTTCATCAGATCATTCATCCCCTTCCGTTAATCAAATCTTCACGAGTGGATATGATCATTATTCCCCTGACAATAGCAATTCTGATGGTTGTTACAACTGTGCGATTGTATCAAACCATGTCAAGTTCAATGGAGTACGCGAGCAGGGTAATTGCAATGTCCCTCGTGCTGCTGTAGTTGATTATCTTGACTCATGTAGTGGAATACAAGCAGCTAATGAGCTCCTTTTAAGTAGGACTACGGATATTCTTGGTGTGGGGAGTAACCGGACAATGTTTCCGGAACCAAAAGAAGTAATTGATCATGCTGGGTCAGAGGGTGAGGGAAGTCAGTGTTCTCCCGACAGGGAAAAGAAAAGTCACGGACGGGAAGATGGAGAGTACCAACAAGGAGGACGAAGCAACAAACAGTCGGCGATTTTCGTGGAAGAAGAGTTTGATGAACAAGCAGCTTTGTTTGACAAGGTATTGCTTTGTCAAAGTGGAAGAGATGACCAATTATGCCCTCTTTTCGATAACCCAGAAAAGCGAGAAGATGAAGAGTTGCAGCGGAATGTAGCATCAAAAGGATCCAGTAGTagcagcggcagcagcagcagcggcggcagcagcagcagcagcatcagcAGTGGCAGCAACGGCAGTGGCAAAACAGCACGCAGGAGGAAAAAGGGAGGCGAAGGGGATATGGTGGATTTGTGGACCCTTTTGACTCAATGTGCACAATCAGTGGCAAGCAATGATCACCGAAGTTCACATGAACTGCTCAAACAAATCAGACAGCATTCTTCTGCCTTTGGTGATGGCACCCAGAGGCTGGCCTATTATTTCGCCAATGGCCTTGAAGCGCGTTTGATAGGCACAGAGATGCCATCCTATTCGATGCTCATAGGTAATGGCGCATCTGCTGCTGAAATCCTCAATGCCTACCAGGTCTATGTCCAAGCGTGCCCCTTTAAAAGGATGTCGAATTTCTTTGCAAACAGAACAATCCTGAAAAGGGCTGAGGAAGCACAAAGGCTTCACATTATTGATTTTGGCATTCTCTATGGCTTCCAATGGCCCTGCCTCATTCAACGTATATCGAGAAGACAAGGTGGCCCTCCCAAGATCCGCATGACGGGTATTGAGTTCCCGCAACCTGGGTTTAGGCCCTCGGAGAGGGTCGAGGAAACTGGGCGACGGTTGGAAAAGTATGCCAAGAGATTCAACGTGGACTTCGAGTACCATGTGATTGCGAAAAAGTGGGAAACCATCGAATTAGCGGATCTGAAGCTTGAAGGAGACGAGATGACTGTAGTCAACTGCTTGTACAGGTTGAAGAACCTGGCCGACGAATCAGTGTCGATGAACAGTCCGAGGGATGCAGTTTTGAATCTGATAAGAAGGATTAATCCGGATATATTCGTCCATGGGGTGGTCAACGGCTCCTATAATGCTCCTTTCTTCGTCACGAGGTTCCGAGAAGCGCTGTTTCATTTCTCTTCGCTGTTCGATATGTTTGATGTGAATTTACCTCAGGAGGATCCCCAGAGGATACTCTTCGAGAAAGAGGTGTTTGCCAGGGACGCAATGAATGCCGTTGCATGTGAAGGTTTTGCCAGGGTCGAGAGGCCCGAGACGTACAAGCAATGGCAGGTCAGAAATATGAGGGCAGGCTTTAGGCAGATTCCGTTGGATGATGAGATATTCAGGAAAGTGAAGAAAACGGTAAAGGCGCAGTACCACAAGGATTTCATCATAGATCATGATGGATATTGCATGCTCCAGGGTTGGAAAGGAAGAGTTATCCATGCACTGTCGTGCTGGGTACCCGCTTAGAGATTGTGCGCGCTTTCGGAGTATGTTtgtatctattttttatttttatttttacagatTGTGTTTTGCTGCTAGAACTGATGCCATGTAAATCCTAGTTCCTTACTGCTGAGCCTATTGCAGAATATTTGGCCTCTGGGTAAATGTAATGTAAATACCTTCTTCATTTTCGTTTCAAGCTAAGGACAAGACTATCATGGTCTTTTGTTCTCCTAACGTATGATTCAGGAGATCTTTCCCGGCTGGGTTTCTTTTTGCTTTGACGCTTTTGGCAGTCTCCTCACGAAATAGCTCACCTAGACAGGATAacgaaaggaaaggaagatagGATAGCCCTCGTTAGAGGCAATCGCATGAACACCCTTCGAGGCCTTCTCGCTCGTCCATACTAAGCCAAAATCTGGTAGATAGTACATAAAGCAAATGTCAGGTCAATAGCACATCTCAAATAAGCTCCAATAGTTTAGCCAATATCCACAATTAAAATACTTTGACCAAAGGCAGAGATGCTTAATTCTCTGCATTTGattgacctctctctctctctctctctctctctctctctctctctccctgatTCAGAAATCCATAAGGGAAGTACAGAGCAATTGGGCAAAGAAATTCAATGAACTAGAGATTTGGCATAACAACCCACACAATGCTTGCTCCCATGACAACAATCAACTGCACTATAATTCTATCGATTAAATGTCTAACAGAGACGGTGGAACAACAAGATCAATGAGCATCCTCCGTCAATACTTCATACATTCTTATTTTTCTAGTTGACCCTTCGATGGTCTCAGAATATTCCAATCTAGCTTTTCCCGTTTTGGTTGCTTACGAGAACTTCGACTGCCGGCAGGCGATGACTGTTGAGTATCACTTTGCATAGTTCTTGGCAATTTGCTGGGATATGGAGTCCCTGCTACAACTTCAGTTTGCTTTCTTTTAAGGTCTCCATTCCCTTCAGAATTCTGCTCATCAAAGCTAACAGGTTCTTCTCCATTCATTGCAGACCGATTATCCCTGTGGCATTTAGCAGAGACATTGGATGTCAATGTACATTCTACAAGGTCTTCTCAATCACAAACATTATTCTTGATTCTGAGACAGCAATTTCCCCACTGGCTCACACGAGAATTCTGTAACTCGGAACCAAGTAGCATCACCAAAATTGCATCCTGCTAACAAACCAACTTTAAAGACAAATTCGAACCCAAGTATTCCCCTTATTAGTCTGCCTTGGGAGTGCTGTTGGTCGTCCACAATGCCAGTACTTCTTGATGAGATAAAAACCATCAGTATCAGAACTAGAGAGAAAAGGGGGAAGGGGACAAATCAAGAATTAATAAGCAGCTCTCTCAAACTAAAGTCTGCATGATAGCGTAATCTGCACTATTATGCTTTTTAATAGTGGGGAGTAGCACAAAGGGAGCAGAGGAGATCAAACTTTTTAATAAgcagtttattatttaataacaAATCTCCCTTCTCAGATTATGCCTTAAAGGACAACTTCGTGAAGAACTAACATAGATAAAAGGATTAACAATTTCCAGATCTACTCACAATCTTCATACCTGAAAGAAGATCCTTCACTTTGAGTACCAGAAGATGTCACTGGAGCATCTGGCTGACGAGGATTTACCGCCTCTTCATTCATTTTCTAAGGACAAGACACTTTGACATGAACGAGAAACCAGGACTAGAACTACAACTGTTATCATCAGGCTACTAGGATTCACTACTTACATCTATAGAAGGATTAAAACACTGGAAAGACATTCGTCCAATGACTGCTCCAGGATGAGGATCACCTTCCATTATGACAACGCTGCACGAAGTATAGGAAACAGAACCAATTAAGCAAGTAAACAAAGGAGACAATTCATCATCACAGCAAGGAAGAGGTTCTCAATGGACCTAATGCGATCTCACAACTTATTTGCGTCACTCTCTAGAACAATCCTAAACCTAGAGAGATGATCAGAATCAAACAGAAAGGTCACATTGCACCCACACAATTACATTAGCAACCTTTCAGATGCCTGTTGTACCAAGTAAAAATTATCATAGCATGTTGAAAGACTATGACAAATTGTGATagacattttcatgataaaCACCATATATGTCTGAGGCTGTCCTGATGCACACAAATTAGTAGACTTGATAGCTATAGGTCTACCTATAGCCATGAAAGTCACAGATTGTGGGATCTTCCTTACAATCTAGTCGAAGTCATCTTCATTTTAACGCTGAAGTGTTGAATTAAATATTCGGATAAGTCAGTGACCAAAAGTCTTAACAGATACCGCACAAAATACCCAAGCATCTGCAGCCGAGGTAAGACATTAACCCCTCTTAAAAGCAGGTCCATTTGGTTTATGAATTTCTCGGCTGTCCTTGCAGAAGCATCACTCAACCAAAATGAAGGCATAAAAAGCAATTGATCAAACTACTATACAAAATAGGCTTTTAAAGTTGTGCTATGTTGATGCTGTTGGGTTTGGTAAAAAGTTCATCTTTTTCAATTCCACTATACCATTTATTTCCTTTCGCATAAGAAAGTTCAGTAGCTTTTGGTATTTTCTGGGATCAGCCCCATTTGGGCCATGGCCGGTTTGACAATTGTCATTCTGTAAGAAAATGCTGTGGTTCattcttttattgttttctaTCCTATCATTAGATGTTCTTTTTAAGCATGGACTCAAATGTTTAGCTAAGCTTGCTATTTTCTTCAACTATTCCC
The genomic region above belongs to Rhodamnia argentea isolate NSW1041297 chromosome 6, ASM2092103v1, whole genome shotgun sequence and contains:
- the LOC115746066 gene encoding uncharacterized protein LOC115746066 isoform X1; translation: MAKRELSSTLRNLKFMQRAAAREEKPKKEGEAKANGDFLSSASVRKKCVVIMEGDPHPGAVIGRMSFQCFNPSIDKMNEEAVNPRQPDAPVTSSGTQSEGSSFRDNRSAMNGEEPVSFDEQNSEGNGDLKRKQTEVVAGTPYPSKLPRTMQSDTQQSSPAGSRSSRKQPKREKLDWNILRPSKGQLEK
- the LOC115745931 gene encoding scarecrow-like protein 30 isoform X1 is translated as MESLLTEYCSSLSGLKFDHGSISIHPNRIINGFNHDAEPNTPISNASLVSGSLEVESPEDSDTSNSLLKFISEILMEEDLEEKNCMLQDCLAALQAEEKNWRDVLYQKDTPSSDHSSPSVNQIFTSGYDHYSPDNSNSDGCYNCAIVSNHVKFNGVREQGNCNVPRAAVVDYLDSCSGIQAANELLLSRTTDILGVGSNRTMFPEPKEVIDHAGSEGEGSQCSPDREKKSHGREDGEYQQGGRSNKQSAIFVEEEFDEQAALFDKVLLCQSGRDDQLCPLFDNPEKREDEELQRNVASKGSSSSSGSSSSGGSSSSSISSGSNGSGKTARRRKKGGEGDMVDLWTLLTQCAQSVASNDHRSSHELLKQIRQHSSAFGDGTQRLAYYFANGLEARLIGTEMPSYSMLIGNGASAAEILNAYQVYVQACPFKRMSNFFANRTILKRAEEAQRLHIIDFGILYGFQWPCLIQRISRRQGGPPKIRMTGIEFPQPGFRPSERVEETGRRLEKYAKRFNVDFEYHVIAKKWETIELADLKLEGDEMTVVNCLYRLKNLADESVSMNSPRDAVLNLIRRINPDIFVHGVVNGSYNAPFFVTRFREALFHFSSLFDMFDVNLPQEDPQRILFEKEVFARDAMNAVACEGFARVERPETYKQWQVRNMRAGFRQIPLDDEIFRKVKKTVKAQYHKDFIIDHDGYCMLQGWKGRVIHALSCWVPA
- the LOC115745931 gene encoding scarecrow-like protein 30 isoform X5, whose amino-acid sequence is MESLLTEYCSSLSGLKFDHGSISIHPNRIINGFNHDAEPNTPISNASLVSGSLEVESPEDSDTSNSLLKFISEILMEEDLEEKNCMLQDCLAALQAEEKNWRDVLYQKDTPSSDHSSPSVNQIFTSGYDHYSPDNSNSDGCYNCAIVSNHVKFNGVREQGNCNVPRAAVVDYLDSCSGIQAANELLLSRTTDILGVGSNRTMFPEPKEVIDHAGSEGEGSQCSPDREKKSHGREDGEYQQGGRSNKQSAIFVEEEFDEQAALFDKVLLCQSGRDDQLCPLFDNPEKREDEELQRNVASKGSSSSSGGSNGSGKTARRRKKGGEGDMVDLWTLLTQCAQSVASNDHRSSHELLKQIRQHSSAFGDGTQRLAYYFANGLEARLIGTEMPSYSMLIGNGASAAEILNAYQVYVQACPFKRMSNFFANRTILKRAEEAQRLHIIDFGILYGFQWPCLIQRISRRQGGPPKIRMTGIEFPQPGFRPSERVEETGRRLEKYAKRFNVDFEYHVIAKKWETIELADLKLEGDEMTVVNCLYRLKNLADESVSMNSPRDAVLNLIRRINPDIFVHGVVNGSYNAPFFVTRFREALFHFSSLFDMFDVNLPQEDPQRILFEKEVFARDAMNAVACEGFARVERPETYKQWQVRNMRAGFRQIPLDDEIFRKVKKTVKAQYHKDFIIDHDGYCMLQGWKGRVIHALSCWVPA
- the LOC115745931 gene encoding scarecrow-like protein 30 isoform X3, with amino-acid sequence MESLLTEYCSSLSGLKFDHGSISIHPNRIINGFNHDAEPNTPISNASLVSGSLEVESPEDSDTSNSLLKFISEILMEEDLEEKNCMLQDCLAALQAEEKNWRDVLYQKDTPSSDHSSPSVNQIFTSGYDHYSPDNSNSDGCYNCAIVSNHVKFNGVREQGNCNVPRAAVVDYLDSCSGIQAANELLLSRTTDILGVGSNRTMFPEPKEVIDHAGSEGEGSQCSPDREKKSHGREDGEYQQGGRSNKQSAIFVEEEFDEQAALFDKVLLCQSGRDDQLCPLFDNPEKREDEELQRNVASKGSSSSSGSSSSNGSGKTARRRKKGGEGDMVDLWTLLTQCAQSVASNDHRSSHELLKQIRQHSSAFGDGTQRLAYYFANGLEARLIGTEMPSYSMLIGNGASAAEILNAYQVYVQACPFKRMSNFFANRTILKRAEEAQRLHIIDFGILYGFQWPCLIQRISRRQGGPPKIRMTGIEFPQPGFRPSERVEETGRRLEKYAKRFNVDFEYHVIAKKWETIELADLKLEGDEMTVVNCLYRLKNLADESVSMNSPRDAVLNLIRRINPDIFVHGVVNGSYNAPFFVTRFREALFHFSSLFDMFDVNLPQEDPQRILFEKEVFARDAMNAVACEGFARVERPETYKQWQVRNMRAGFRQIPLDDEIFRKVKKTVKAQYHKDFIIDHDGYCMLQGWKGRVIHALSCWVPA
- the LOC115745931 gene encoding scarecrow-like protein 30 isoform X4, which translates into the protein MESLLTEYCSSLSGLKFDHGSISIHPNRIINGFNHDAEPNTPISNASLVSGSLEVESPEDSDTSNSLLKFISEILMEEDLEEKNCMLQDCLAALQAEEKNWRDVLYQKDTPSSDHSSPSVNQIFTSGYDHYSPDNSNSDGCYNCAIVSNHVKFNGVREQGNCNVPRAAVVDYLDSCSGIQAANELLLSRTTDILGVGSNRTMFPEPKEVIDHAGSEGEGSQCSPDREKKSHGREDGEYQQGGRSNKQSAIFVEEEFDEQAALFDKVLLCQSGRDDQLCPLFDNPEKREDEELQRNVASKGSSSSSGSSSSNGSGKTARRRKKGGEGDMVDLWTLLTQCAQSVASNDHRSSHELLKQIRQHSSAFGDGTQRLAYYFANGLEARLIGTEMPSYSMLIGNGASAAEILNAYQVYVQACPFKRMSNFFANRTILKRAEEAQRLHIIDFGILYGFQWPCLIQRISRRQGGPPKIRMTGIEFPQPGFRPSERVEETGRRLEKYAKRFNVDFEYHVIAKKWETIELADLKLEGDEMTVVNCLYRLKNLADESVSMNSPRDAVLNLIRRINPDIFVHGVVNGSYNAPFFVTRFREALFHFSSLFDMFDVNLPQEDPQRILFEKEVFARDAMNAVACEGFARVERPETYKQWQVRNMRAGFRQIPLDDEIFRKVKKTVKAQYHKDFIIDHDGYCMLQGWKGRVIHALSCWVPA
- the LOC115746066 gene encoding uncharacterized protein LOC115746066 isoform X2, producing the protein MAKRELSSTLRNLKFMQRAAAREEKPKKEGEAKANGDFLSSASVRKKCVVIMEGDPHPGAVIGRMSFQCFNPSIDKMNEEAVNPRQPDAPVTSSGTQSEGSSFSSDTDGFYLIKKYWHCGRPTALPRQTNKGNTWVRICL
- the LOC115745931 gene encoding scarecrow-like protein 30 isoform X2, whose translation is MESLLTEYCSSLSGLKFDHGSISIHPNRIINGFNHDAEPNTPISNASLVSGSLEVESPEDSDTSNSLLKFISEILMEEDLEEKNCMLQDCLAALQAEEKNWRDVLYQKDTPSSDHSSPSVNQIFTSGYDHYSPDNSNSDGCYNCAIVSNHVKFNGVREQGNCNVPRAAVVDYLDSCSGIQAANELLLSRTTDILGVGSNRTMFPEPKEVIDHAGSEGEGSQCSPDREKKSHGREDGEYQQGGRSNKQSAIFVEEEFDEQAALFDKVLLCQSGRDDQLCPLFDNPEKREDEELQRNVASKGSSSSSSISSGSNGSGKTARRRKKGGEGDMVDLWTLLTQCAQSVASNDHRSSHELLKQIRQHSSAFGDGTQRLAYYFANGLEARLIGTEMPSYSMLIGNGASAAEILNAYQVYVQACPFKRMSNFFANRTILKRAEEAQRLHIIDFGILYGFQWPCLIQRISRRQGGPPKIRMTGIEFPQPGFRPSERVEETGRRLEKYAKRFNVDFEYHVIAKKWETIELADLKLEGDEMTVVNCLYRLKNLADESVSMNSPRDAVLNLIRRINPDIFVHGVVNGSYNAPFFVTRFREALFHFSSLFDMFDVNLPQEDPQRILFEKEVFARDAMNAVACEGFARVERPETYKQWQVRNMRAGFRQIPLDDEIFRKVKKTVKAQYHKDFIIDHDGYCMLQGWKGRVIHALSCWVPA